From Schistocerca americana isolate TAMUIC-IGC-003095 chromosome 9, iqSchAmer2.1, whole genome shotgun sequence, the proteins below share one genomic window:
- the LOC124550975 gene encoding uncharacterized protein LOC124550975, translated as MSRDRRLTNGPAGRGRGVFRPSGLKPRGARGGGHLSSGRVVKKAQATRAVSPREKLESLKLKLAAKGIQYDASYIQRQRQKQLRKDENSSADAEDGTLYKQKMSVMPDPERKCTENEIEKIQDVLIDALEPLEDGCFPQFYGTYTVKGILVMSCANEQTKRWLERIVPQLEPWESGKLCVKPKGEVSQGTKVLLKTPKLFAKTDPKKILQMLSTQNKTLETNMWKNVSAKSEDSGQTLVYVIDNQSLEAIRALNNKVYLGLGNVELVILNDEEDSKQASADTEIENEEDDKQTSADTEMKDQEDDEQPSVDTEMINEEENDEQTTADTEMKNVEENDEQTTADTEMKNQEEDNRQTSVGTEIRNVDSADKQTS; from the exons TGGACCAGCGGGAAGAGGCAGAGGAGTGTTTCGACCTTCAGGCTTAAAACCCCGAGGCGCAAGAG GTGGCGGACACTTGTCTTCAGGAAGAGTAGTGAAGAAGGCCCAAGCAACGAGAGCTGTATCACCTCGGGAGAAATTAGAGTCTCTCAAACTGAAACTAGCTGCTAAAGGAATACAATACGATGCAAGTTATATTCAGAGACAAAGACAAAAGCAGCTACGGAAAGATGAGAATTCGTCAGCCGATGCAGAAGATGGGACATTGTACAAACAGAAGATGTCAGTAATGCCAGATCCTGAGCGTAAGTgtactgaaaatgaaatagagaaaatccaaGATGTACTTATAGATGCCCTCGAACCTCTAGAGGATGGCTGTTTTCCACAGTTTTACGGTACGTACACAGTGAAGGGCATACTCGTCATGTCGTGTGCCAACGAACAGACAAAACGGTGGCTAGAGAGGATTGTACCCCAGTTGGAGCCGTGGGAGAGCGGAAAGCTCTGCGTAAAGCCTAAAGGAGAGGTCTCACAGGGGACGAAGGTGCTACTCAAGACACCAAAATTGTTTGCCAAGACTGACCCCAAAAAGATCTTGCAGATGCTCAGCACTCAAAACAAGACCCTCGAGACCAACATGTGGAAGAACGTCAGTGCGAAATCGGAAGATTCGGGCCAGACTCTGGTCTACGTAATCGACAACCAGAGTCTCGAAGCCATCAGGGCCTTGAACAATAAAGTGTACCTCGGATTAGGCAATGTCGAGTTAGTTATCTTAAATGATGAGGAGGATAGCAAGCAGGCCTCTGCAGATACAGAAATCGAAAATGAGGAAGATGACAAGCAGACCTCTGCCGATACAGAGATGAAAGATCAGGAGGATGACGAGCAGCCCTCCGTAGACACAGAAATGATTAATGAGGAGGAGAATGACGAGCAGACCACAGCagatacagaaatgaaaaatgtggaGGAGAATGACGAACAGACCACTGCAGATACAGAAATGAAAAACCAGGAGGAGGATAACAGGCAGACGTCTGTAGGTACAGAAATAAGAAATGTGGACAGTGCTGACAAGCAGACCTCGTAG